The Candidatus Eisenbacteria bacterium genome includes a window with the following:
- a CDS encoding radical SAM protein, whose translation MTKLASKLIKVFPRRNTTREMPEMRNERLRLASVEITEQCNNRCPYCDQRKSELFMPVAQFSNLLDELATDGTEAVALGGGEPTLHPALPDVLGAVRERGLRAGLTTNAFNPRLVLQLVDQGLLESFGVSAGKGEWLRLVAHTRAIVNLLLLRNSVNETIRQAATAVRRGAKCLLLLGYKGARPEFRPSTAELSDAYTMLNMLGRKLDLTIAADDYTRRRLGLTTTCGEGFLRVRIDGAREPCCFGSCEFRCNSDIHQASFS comes from the coding sequence TTGACAAAACTTGCGTCAAAATTAATCAAAGTATTTCCGAGACGCAACACCACGAGGGAAATGCCGGAGATGAGGAATGAGCGGCTTCGCCTGGCTTCAGTAGAGATCACCGAGCAGTGCAACAATCGCTGCCCCTACTGCGATCAGCGGAAGTCCGAACTTTTCATGCCAGTGGCGCAATTCAGCAACCTGCTCGACGAACTGGCGACCGATGGAACTGAGGCCGTGGCTCTGGGAGGCGGCGAACCGACGCTCCATCCGGCGCTGCCCGATGTGCTCGGAGCTGTTCGTGAACGAGGGCTTCGCGCTGGACTCACCACCAACGCCTTCAATCCTCGTTTGGTTTTGCAATTGGTAGATCAGGGGTTGCTGGAGAGTTTTGGTGTCTCTGCGGGAAAAGGGGAATGGTTGCGCCTGGTCGCTCATACCCGAGCTATCGTCAACCTGCTGTTATTGCGAAACTCTGTGAATGAAACGATCCGCCAGGCAGCGACGGCAGTGCGCCGCGGCGCCAAATGCCTTCTGCTCCTCGGCTATAAGGGCGCCCGACCCGAATTCAGGCCCTCCACTGCCGAACTATCCGACGCCTACACAATGCTGAACATGCTGGGACGGAAACTGGACCTGACCATCGCCGCTGATGACTACACCCGCCGCCGACTGGGTCTGACAACCACTTGCGGCGAGGGGTTCCTGCGTGTGCGGATTGACGGTGCTCGTGAGCCGTGCTGTTTTGGAAGTTGCGAGTTCCGGTGCAACTCTGATATCCATCAAGCCTCCTTCAGCTAA